Proteins encoded together in one Amblyomma americanum isolate KBUSLIRL-KWMA chromosome 1, ASM5285725v1, whole genome shotgun sequence window:
- the LOC144113211 gene encoding transmembrane protein 163a-like isoform X3 codes for MGFHSWEPYHFHYADETTPLKLDSQLLENGPFEGGDLNRKCVLTLSIVSVVFNIVVGGTGFVFAFQRNSASIYAFAAECLLDMLSSMIVIWQYLTPHYSFARERVACILLGLFFILSAIAIISKAMDDLIVRESPTWIPVLIILAGVGAAACFLLAVVKLILAKRLGSLSLVLDGINSLISSFCAVAIIVSDLVYDSNPEVWYMDAVLSTVAALIMLLVGAKVLFENWSIGRHGHMTLQ; via the exons AAACAACACCGCTCAAGCTCGATTCGCAACTTTTGGAAAACGGCCCTTTCGAGGGAGGCGACCTCAACCGGAAATGCGTCCTCACGTTGAGCATTGTATCTGTCGTCTTCAACATTGTGGTAGGGGGCACGGGCTTTG TGTTCGCATTCCAGAGGAACAGTGCTTCAATATACGCATTTGCG gcCGAGTGCCTTCTGGACATGCTGTCTTCGATGATTGTGATATGGCAGTACTTAACCCCGCACTACTCATTTGCAAGAGAGCGTGT AGCCTGCATACTTTTGGGACTCTTCTTTATACTCTCGGCGATTGCCATTATCAGCAAAGCCATGGACGACCTAATCGTGCGAGAGAGCCCCACTTGG ATACCCGTCCTCATTATACTTGCCGGAGTCGGTGCAGCGGCCTGCTTTCTCCTAGCAGTCGTGAAATTGATCCTGGCTAAGCGGCTAGGAAGCTTGTCCTTAGTCCTCGACG GGATAAACTCGTTAATTAGCAGCTTTTGTGCCGTGGCCATAATAGTGAGCGACCTCGTGTACGACTCCAACCCGGAAGTCTGGTACATGGACGCCGTGCTCAGCACTGTTGCGGCCCTCATCATGCTCCTCGTCGGGGCAAA GGTGTTGTTTGAAAACTGGTCGATAGGACGTCACGGCCACATGACACTTCAGTGA
- the LOC144113211 gene encoding transmembrane protein 163a-like isoform X2: protein MERNGLLTSGSNGKVRVLNETTPLKLDSQLLENGPFEGGDLNRKCVLTLSIVSVVFNIVVGGTGFVFAFQRNSASIYAFAAECLLDMLSSMIVIWQYLTPHYSFARERVACILLGLFFILSAIAIISKAMDDLIVRESPTWIPVLIILAGVGAAACFLLAVVKLILAKRLGSLSLVLDGINSLISSFCAVAIIVSDLVYDSNPEVWYMDAVLSTVAALIMLLVGAKVLFENWSIGRHGHMTLQ from the exons AAACAACACCGCTCAAGCTCGATTCGCAACTTTTGGAAAACGGCCCTTTCGAGGGAGGCGACCTCAACCGGAAATGCGTCCTCACGTTGAGCATTGTATCTGTCGTCTTCAACATTGTGGTAGGGGGCACGGGCTTTG TGTTCGCATTCCAGAGGAACAGTGCTTCAATATACGCATTTGCG gcCGAGTGCCTTCTGGACATGCTGTCTTCGATGATTGTGATATGGCAGTACTTAACCCCGCACTACTCATTTGCAAGAGAGCGTGT AGCCTGCATACTTTTGGGACTCTTCTTTATACTCTCGGCGATTGCCATTATCAGCAAAGCCATGGACGACCTAATCGTGCGAGAGAGCCCCACTTGG ATACCCGTCCTCATTATACTTGCCGGAGTCGGTGCAGCGGCCTGCTTTCTCCTAGCAGTCGTGAAATTGATCCTGGCTAAGCGGCTAGGAAGCTTGTCCTTAGTCCTCGACG GGATAAACTCGTTAATTAGCAGCTTTTGTGCCGTGGCCATAATAGTGAGCGACCTCGTGTACGACTCCAACCCGGAAGTCTGGTACATGGACGCCGTGCTCAGCACTGTTGCGGCCCTCATCATGCTCCTCGTCGGGGCAAA GGTGTTGTTTGAAAACTGGTCGATAGGACGTCACGGCCACATGACACTTCAGTGA